Below is a window of Agathobacter rectalis ATCC 33656 DNA.
ACCAGATATTACGACGTAACATAATACCCGGTGCTTTATTATAAATGTATATTCTTATTATTAATCACACTTAATCTCGTGAACCCATCCATCCGGTCCATCAATATGGCCCATCTGAATGCCTGTAAGTGTGTCACGAAGCTTCTTTGTGACAGGTCCCATCTCATCCATACCGCTTGGGAAGCAGATTTCCTTGCCGTGGTCTACAATCTTTCCTACCGGTGAGATTACTGCTGCTGTTCCGCAAAGTCCACACTCAGCAAAATCCTTTACCTCATCAAAGAGCACCTCTCTGTGCTCAACCTTGAGTCCTAAGTACTTCTCTGCAACTACCATCAGTGAACGGCGTGTGATTGATGGCAAGATGCTGTCTGATTTAGGTGTAACAAATGTGCCATCCTTTGTGATAAAGATGAAGTTTGCACCACCTGTCTCCTCTACCTTTGTACGTGTTGCAGGATCGAGGTACATATTCTCTGCAAAGCCCTGTGCATGTGCATCTACAATGGCATGAAGACTCATTGCATAGTTGAGTCCGGCCTTGATATGTCCTGTTCCGTGAGGTGCTGCTCTATCAAAGTCTGACACACGGATTGTAATTGGCTTTGCGCCACCCTTGAAGTATGGTCCTACAGGTGTTACAAGGATTCTGAACTGATACTCATCAGCAGGCTTTACACCGATTACTGCGTTTGTTCCCATAATGTATGGTCTGATATAGAGTGTAGCGCCTGAGCCGTATGGTGGAACCCATGCAGCATTTGCCTTTACTACTTCCTCAACTGCCTTTACAAATCTATCCTCCGGGAATACAGGCATCTCAAGTCTCTCACATGAATCCTTAAGACGCTGTGCGTTTAAGTCAGGTCTGAAGCAGACAATTCTGCCATCCTCTGTTGTGTATGCCTTAAGTCCCTCGAAGCATGTTTGTGCATACTGGAATACTCCCGCACACTCATTAAGTGTCACTGTATGATCCTTTGTGAGCTGTCCATCGTCCCACTTTCCATCTTTATAATTAGAAACATAGCTGTAATCTGTTTCCTGGTAGCCAAAACTAAGGTTTGACCAATCGATATCCTTCTTTTCCATCTTTATATCCTCCGTTTCTTTACGGATCCGATATAACCTAGCGTTATCATATATCGGGTCTACTATCATTTATGCTCATTCTAGTACAATAGAAAAAAAATGTCTAGTACTATTTTTTTATAATAACTATAACTTAAGTTTCTATATAGCTTTTTTTACTATTATAAGATAAGGCCTGACTTTTTCTTACTTTTTTCAATAGCTGTATTAAACCTTCCAAACGGACGCCCAAGCAGCAGTCCGATCACAAGCGATATTGCTATAAATATAAGAAGAATCGCAAGATCCTTGCAATAATCAAAGCGGTACATGCCTCCCACGCACTCTCTTAGGGCATTCATGGCATAGTTAAACGGCATGAACTTATACAGTGCTCTGTACACCTGTGGCAGCACCTCAACCGGGAATGTGCCGCCTGCGCCTGCCACCTGGATGACCATGATGACTACTGCTACAGCCTGTCCCACATTGCCCCAGGCTGCTGTGAGCGAGTACATAAGAAGCGTGAATACAAGGCTTGTCAGTGCGCTTGCACACCAGAAAAGGAACGGATGCCTGCACTGTATTCCGACAAAGAACAAATCACCGAGCACCGTCACAAGTGTCTGAAGCTGGCCTATCACAAAAAATGTGATATATCTGCCAAAAAACTTATGTACGCTGTTTACTTTGCCAAGTGATTTTATATCGTCAGTGTCCTTTACCTTTGTTTTCACAAGTGCAACAGTTATCAGACCTCCCACCCACAGAGCCAGCACTGTGTAAAATGGTGCCATGGCTGAGCCATATGTGGATATCTCATATATCTTCTGCTCATCCATAGACAGCGGTGATGTCACAAACTGCGCAATGAGTGTCGGATCTGTCCGAAGCAGCTTTACAATCTCATTAAACTGCTCATCGTTTGACAAATTATCAAATCCTGATGTAACATTCTGCAAACCATCTCTGATCTGCTGTACATACTGTCTGGTATTTACAATATCTGCATTTCCTGATTTAAGAACTGCCGAATAATCATCGAGTGCTTTTTGTATATCCGGGAAGCTGTTGTCCAAAGAACCAAGCATGGACTGTGTCTCAATAAGTGCATATTCTATATCATATACCGCTCCTGTGAGATTCGGTGACACGCTGTGGTCAAATGTATTTTTAAGTGTATCTATTGCAGACTTGGCACTTGACACATCCGCTTTTATCGACTCCTTAAGAAGCTTTAGCTTATCTGCCGTCAATTCAGTATCAGACTTAAGGTCTTTTATCTGTGTTTTAATGCTTTGGATATTATTTCTGACAGCCTCTATCTGCGAGCTATCAACTCCCTTTAAGCCTTGAATGGCGACAAGAGTATTCTCAGCAAGCTGCTCTACCGTATCAAAGCTAGCCACGGAAACAGATATATCCGCAGTATCGGCATCAGCTAATCCCGACGCATTTAAGAGCTGTATGGAGTTTTCCAGCACATCGAGCTGACTGTTTATGTTTGATAAGCTTATGTCGACCATCTGTGTGATGGTTTGTGCTGTCTGCGCCCCCGAAAGCACCGATGACTGCATGCCGCTTACCGATGATTGTCCCCCGTCAATCAGCCCCTGCACACTCGGAAGCAGTGACTGTGTCGAGCCTATCAGGCTGTCTGCTGAATCCGTGAGCATGGCAAATGTATCGAGCATGCCTGCATATGTAGAAAGAGTCGTGTCCATATCCTTTAGCTTATCAACAACTGTTCCGGCCAGGTTATCGCCTGATTTTCCGTCTCCCACTATGAGCTCTCCCGACTTTGACGCTATCTCTGTAATCGTGCTCACCATTGAAGAGTTTACAGACTGCTGCACCGTGGTCTTGACCTTTGAGGTTATCTTTGTGGCTATGGCATTTTTCTTGCTGTTTTCATAGTATTCTATCTGCGGATTGACCGGCTCACCGCTTAAGAAGCTAAGCATATCAGATGAAAAATCCTTCGGCACAATAAAGGCTGCATAGCACTTTCCGCTATAAACATACTCCAGTGCCTCTTTACTGCTGTCTGTGAAAATCCAGCCAATTGCATCGTTTTCCTTCAGTCCCTTTATGACACTATCTCCCATACATAGCTTTAAATCACCGATGCTCATCCCCTCATCCTCAGAATATACTGCTATGTGCATCTGTGATGTAGCTTCCTCTCCGTAAGGATCCCAGTTGGACATAATATTAAACCATGCATATAAAGCCGGGATGATGCCAAGTCCCATAATAATGACTATGGCAACCACATTTGTGGATATACGTTTCAGGTCAGCCAGATATATTTGAAATATTTTTTTCATTGCTCGGCATCCTCCCCTGTACTTTGCTGCATCGTATCAAATCTCTGCTCCACTCTTTCGGCTATTTCCTGCACCCTGTCCTCAATCTGCACGACAGGACTCACACTCTGTACATCACAGCCGCTTATCTCATTCATCTTCTCCTGCAGCTTATAGTCCACATACTCGACTCCAATTAAATACACTGCGATAGCAAACAGACTCACTATCCACAGTACAAGAAAAATGATTTTTGAACTGTCCGGCACAATCATCAGCAGCACAAGAAAAAAGAGCGGAATGATGTATATGCACCTTAATCCTATTTTTATCCGCTTTTGATTCTGCTCATGGATGGTCTTTTCATATCCGACCAGCTTATCGTACATCTCGCGCAATCTCTTATCATCGGATAGCGGCTGCTCATTCACATTATTATTTGCATTATTATTCATATCATTATCCATATTGGAATCTTTATTACTGTTTCTACCTGTATCCTGCATACTTTCCTTCCCGCTTTATAGCTTACGGCACATCAGAAGTACCATATTAATATGCCAATTATCAAGTTATTAATTGTACATTTAACTATAACATCTCAGTATCTTCCATACGCTTCTCTATAAAATGATTGAGTCTGATAAACGGCTTTCGTATCACAAGTCCTATCACCAAAGAGGCTGCGCCAAAAAGTAAAAGCGTGATATAACATTTGCCGAGTGTATTTTCGTACATACCTCCTATACACTCCCTCATCGCATTTATCGCATATGGGAATGGGAAGAAAATATACACTGCCCTGAAAAATGACGGCAGCGCCTCTATCGGATATGTGCCGCCGCTTCCTGCAATCTGAAGTACCATGACAACCACCGCCAGTGCCTTTCCTATATCACCAAAGGATATGGTCAGAGAATATATGAGCAGTGAAAATGTAAGGCTTGTCACTGCGCCTGTCACAATAAATGAAACCGGATGCACACACTGTATTTTAAGCAGGTATAAATCACCTAGCACAATGATAAAAGTCTGTACCTGTGACAGTAAAAAGAATGTCAGATATCTGCCAAAATAAAGCTGTGAAGGCTTTAGTTTCCCAAGCCCCTTGGCATCCGCGTGAACCTTTACCAGCGAAACAAGTATAGTCATGCCCACCCATATGGCAAGTGTCGTATAAAAAGGTGCTACTCCGGAGCCATAATTGGCTATCTCGTAGATATAATTATCTGATACCTGCACCGGCTCTGAAAAGAAGCTGCCAAGCTTTTCAGGATTCCCCGAAAGCAGATTCACTATGATATCAGCTTTTTCATCCTCAGAGGCTGCTTCAAGCTTGTCGAGTGTCGTATTTATCTTGTCAGATGCTGATTCTATGACTCCCTTAAGCTGTGTCATGCTCATATTAAGTGTATCAAGCGTACTGTCCACTCCGTCAAACACCTGCGCCATGGAGCCTGATGTCTGACTTAGATTGCCAAGTGTGGTCTGCATTGAATCAAGAACAGACGACATACTGCTTATCATGCCGTCCACCTGTGGCACTATCTGTGAGGTATATGTATCATTCACTGCTGACGCGGTCGATAAAAGAGCCGACATTACACTCTTAAGTGTTTCTGCAGAATTCTGTGTTTTTCCCGATAAATCCACAGACTGTGTGCTTTCTATCATGCTCTTTGTCTGTTCCTTGACAAGCTCTATATTGGAAATAAGTGTGCCGACATGGGTATCGTCCATATCCGGCTTTATTTTGTTGATTTTGTCCTCAAGAGTGTCAATATTACCTTTCAAAGCATCCGCTGACTGTTTAATATTTTGCACATCACTTTGAATAGTATTTACATCCTGCGACAGATTTGCATCTGAAATCTGCTTTGATATATCATCAATCGAGCTCTTCACCTTTGCTAATGCCGACGTGATATCTGCGCTAAAGCTGTCGAAGGATTGTCTGGTGGACTGCAGATCATTTTTACTCTCTTCAAGCCTGTCTGTGCCCTTTGCAAGCTTATCCTGCCCATCTTTGAGTGCTTCGCCCGTTTCTTTAGACACCTGTGACAACGCCTTATTTCCGTCAATAAACGTATCTATCATGGCATCGTACTGCGCAAGACTCTCTGATACCGCTTCAAGCTTACCGGTCATCTGCCCCACAGCATCCTTTTCCTTCATGTCATCGGATATTACGTTGGTCTCCTTAAATACCTGCTCTGCAAGCACCTTTATAAACTGCTTATTAATACTTGATTTAACAGCACTTGCTGCGCTGTCCGTTATCTTTGTCGCAACAGCATTTTTCTTGTCGTTGAGATAGTAGGTAATCCTTGGATTTTCAATATTGTCAGCTACACCATGATACATGCTGTAGGTAAACTGCTCATCTATGACAAGTGCAGAATAATATCTGCCCGACTTAACACCCTCAACAGCCTTTTCCTCTGATTTAACAAATTTCCAGCCTATAGTATCCTTTTGCTTTAATGACTCTACCACACCATCGCCCATATTGACAGTTTCGCTGTCATTCTTCGTCCAGCCCTTGTCCAGATTGACTACTGCAATTGCTATATTTCCGGTGTTGCCATACGGGTCCCAGTTGGCATAGATATTAAACCATGCATACAGCGCCGGCAGCACGCAAAGTCCAATAACTATAATGAGTACAAGCACATTTCGGAATATGCCGCACATATCTCTTTTAAAAATTCTTAAAATATCAGCCATGAATCATCCTCTTATATCCGGTGTTTATATCCGGTGCTGTTTAAGCTCCCCAATAAAATACAATGAGCCAAATGCAACATTTTTCGTATCTCTTTTCAGGTGCTTTCTTATCTCATCAACTCCTGAAAGCTCTGTTGCCTCAACTCCCTCTTTTCTGATAAAATCTGCAAGGTGCGATGCCTGCAGTGCCCTGTCTGAATCCGGTGTCACTGTATAAAACTCCTCAGCAAGCGGCAAAATCTCACGTATCATGACATCATAGTCCTTATCAGCCATGACCCCCATGAAAAAGCAAAATTTCTCCCCCGGATACATCTGCATGAGGCTTTCCTTGAGCGCATCAACTCCATTGCTGTTGTGTGCTCCGTCCACTAGCAGAAACGGCTTCTTTGATACTATCTCCATGCGCCCCGGCCACACAGCCTCTTCAAGAGCGCTTTTTATCCTGTCATTCAGGTCTGTTTTCTCGCTCTTTGGCCCTGTCTTATCATATTGAATTTCGTATTCCGGCCCGCCATAGTACTTTTCCAGCACATACCGCGCCGCAAGCTCTGCCGCTGCTGCATTCTCCCACTGAAATGTGCCACAAAGCCTCAGTGCGTAGCCGCTGCAGCGTGCTATATCGCTTTGCTCCACAGTGATTATCCGTGCATGCTTTTTTTGTGCTTCCTGCTCGATCACCTGCATGGCACGTTTATCCTGCTGTTCCACCACCACTGTGCCGTTTTCCTTTATAATACCGGCCTTCTCAGCCGCTATATCCGCTATATCACTGCCAAGGATAGCCATATGGTCATAGCCTATCTTTGTAATAACGGCACATTGCGGTGTGCCGATTGCATTCGTTGAGTCAAGCCTGCCTCCGAGCCCTGTCTCAATGACCATATAATCGCACTGCTGCTCCTCAAAGTACAAAAGAGCCATGGCAAGGCAGTAGTCAAACATCGTAAGTCCTATGCCAAAATCTATATCAAGCAGATAGTTTCCAAGCCGTGTGACATCCTCCTTAGGTATCATACGCCCATCAACCGTGATGCGCTCCTCAAAATCCACCAGATGCGGTGATACAAACGTGCCTACCCTCATATGCTCTTTTTTTAATATACTAGAAAAAAAAGCGCACACCGAGCCCTTTCCATTGGTGCCTGCCACATGGATATACGGTATTATGCGCTTTTGCTTTCCTTTTTCTCTCAGCACCTTTATGACCTGTGCTGTCACCACCACTCCCGGCTCATTGCCGAAACGGCGTGTGTTTTCTATTTTGTTTAAAACCTGTGTGTAATCTAAATTTCCCATGCCATCATTATAATATATCCGGCCGATAAAATAAAGACCATATCCTTATACTGCTATAATAATGCCTCCGTCATTTGCATACATGCTTGAGATGCCGGCAGTATCCACAATGACAATCTTCTTAAATCTGGCAAGCTTCTCAAGGCAAGCCTTCACATACTGTGCACGCTCCGGGCAGTTGCAGTGCGAAATTGCAAGAATCCTGTGCTCACAGTCCTTTGTGGCAGCCACAACATCCTCTACCATCTTGGCAAGTGCCCTCTTCATGCCTCTGGCCTGGCCAAGCTGCTGGATTGAGCCCTCATCGGTTGAGCCCATGACAGGCTTTATATTTAAAGTGCTGGCCACAAAAGCCTTCAGGTTGCTTAATCGTCCTGCCTTTCTTAATGTATCAAGTGTCTCAAGCACAAAGAAGGTATTCATGGAAGAAATATACTCCTCTGTCTGCTTTACAACCTCATCAAACGAAAGTCCACTCTCTTCAAGCTCCTGTACCTTCATACCGATTAGTGTCTCGCCGATAGATGCTGAGCGGGAATTGAATACATAGATTTGCTTGCCACAGTCCTCATGCTCCTCGTTGTACAGATTGACCGCTAAAACAGCGCTGTTGTATGAGCCGCTGAGCTTGCCCGAAAGTGTGACAACATATACATGATCAGCCTCTCCCTCAAAGGCCTGCATATATTCCTCAGGAGACGGGCATGACGACTTTGGCCCCTTTACGCTCTCCTTTACTCTTCTTAAGAAATCATGCTGGTCAAAGCTCTCATCATCGCGGATTCTGTATCCGTCAACATCAAGCTCGAGTGCCACATTGCAAAAATGTCCATCCTTCTTAAGGCTGTCTGTGAGCTCACCACAGCTATCTATTATAATCTTATACATATCTATTCCTCCTGCACTATATGATAATAAAAGTTTAAATTACTTTTTTAAAAGTTATTTTATTCCGCAACAAGTAGTTTTCATTACTACGTCATATTAACACTAAAACTAAACTTATGCAAGAGGTTTCTGTATTTATTTTCCCATAATGGCTATCTGCCCTTTAATGGTACCCGAAAAAGGCCGTCACACAGTCGCTTAAGGCTTTCATGTCGCGTACTCCCATAAGCTCACAGGCTGAGTGCATTGCAAGAATAGGTATACCTATATCCACAGTCTTCACCGGCAAAAGCGTACCTGCAATCGAGCCCAGTGTGCTGCCGCCACGGCTGTCCGAACGGTTCACAAAACGCTGGTAAGGTATGCCCTTTTCATCACACAGCTGACATAGAATAGCAATAGCCTGCGCATCCGTAGCATACGACTGCGAGCACGCCTGCTTGATACAAAAGCCTTTTCCCATGACAGGCATATTTGTGATATCCATCTTTTCCTTTTTATTAGGATGAAGCGCATGAGCCACATCGACAGACAAAAGCATGGCATCATATATGCTCTCATCTATTTCATTTTCTGAAAGGTCCATATTTCTTAAAATACGTCTGAGCATATCGTGAAGCATTATAGAGGCCGCGCCCTGCTTACTGTTACTTCCAATCTCCTCATGGTCGAAAAGCGCTATGATGTTTATTCCATCAGCCCTGTTTCCATCCTCTATGGCATCAAGAAGTGCCCTGCAGGATGACTGGTTGTCGATTCTTGGTGATGAAATCATGGTGTCATTCACACCGACAAAGCAAGGCTCCTCCATACAAAATGTATTGAGCTCAAAGTCTATGATATCGCTCTTTTCCACAGACAGCTCTCTAGCCAGAAAACTAAGGAAATAATCCGTGGTCATTTCATCCTCAGTTATTGAATCAAGCACCGGCATCAGATCCACCTGATTATTTATTCCGACCCCCTTATTCACATCCCTGTTCATATGAATGGCAAGATTTGGAATAATCATGACAGGCTTTTTGGACCTATATAGCACCATACGCGGATTGAACACATCCTCACTCTTTATAGCTACGCGCCCTGCCACTCCGAGAGGTCTGTCAAACCATGTGTTTAAAATCGGTCCTCCATACACCTCTACATTAACCTGTGCATATGAGTTTGTCATAAAATCCGGATTTGGCTTTATGCGAAGATATGGATAGTCTGTGTGAGCTGCCGCTATTCGCACCATATCCTTTTTGTTGTAGCCGCTTCCTACAGTAAACGCAAACATGGTCGTATCATGGTGATTTAAGACATACCTGCCACCGCGCACAAGCTTCCAGTCGCCTGTATAATCTATCTCCTCAAATCCGTTTTCCAAAAGCTCCTGCTTTGCAGCCTTCACACACTCGCATGGTGAAACAGCCGCTTTTAGTAAATCAAATAATTTTTCCTGTTTCATGGATTGCCTCCTGTTTTCATTGCATAACGCATTTATTCTACCACGGACTTTACAATTATTCCAGTTGAACAGGCTTTATTTTTATGGCATAATCCGCAAATCTGATGTATGATATAATAATCGATAACTATTCAAAACCA
It encodes the following:
- a CDS encoding branched-chain amino acid aminotransferase gives rise to the protein MEKKDIDWSNLSFGYQETDYSYVSNYKDGKWDDGQLTKDHTVTLNECAGVFQYAQTCFEGLKAYTTEDGRIVCFRPDLNAQRLKDSCERLEMPVFPEDRFVKAVEEVVKANAAWVPPYGSGATLYIRPYIMGTNAVIGVKPADEYQFRILVTPVGPYFKGGAKPITIRVSDFDRAAPHGTGHIKAGLNYAMSLHAIVDAHAQGFAENMYLDPATRTKVEETGGANFIFITKDGTFVTPKSDSILPSITRRSLMVVAEKYLGLKVEHREVLFDEVKDFAECGLCGTAAVISPVGKIVDHGKEICFPSGMDEMGPVTKKLRDTLTGIQMGHIDGPDGWVHEIKCD
- a CDS encoding YhgE/Pip domain-containing protein, translated to MKKIFQIYLADLKRISTNVVAIVIIMGLGIIPALYAWFNIMSNWDPYGEEATSQMHIAVYSEDEGMSIGDLKLCMGDSVIKGLKENDAIGWIFTDSSKEALEYVYSGKCYAAFIVPKDFSSDMLSFLSGEPVNPQIEYYENSKKNAIATKITSKVKTTVQQSVNSSMVSTITEIASKSGELIVGDGKSGDNLAGTVVDKLKDMDTTLSTYAGMLDTFAMLTDSADSLIGSTQSLLPSVQGLIDGGQSSVSGMQSSVLSGAQTAQTITQMVDISLSNINSQLDVLENSIQLLNASGLADADTADISVSVASFDTVEQLAENTLVAIQGLKGVDSSQIEAVRNNIQSIKTQIKDLKSDTELTADKLKLLKESIKADVSSAKSAIDTLKNTFDHSVSPNLTGAVYDIEYALIETQSMLGSLDNSFPDIQKALDDYSAVLKSGNADIVNTRQYVQQIRDGLQNVTSGFDNLSNDEQFNEIVKLLRTDPTLIAQFVTSPLSMDEQKIYEISTYGSAMAPFYTVLALWVGGLITVALVKTKVKDTDDIKSLGKVNSVHKFFGRYITFFVIGQLQTLVTVLGDLFFVGIQCRHPFLFWCASALTSLVFTLLMYSLTAAWGNVGQAVAVVIMVIQVAGAGGTFPVEVLPQVYRALYKFMPFNYAMNALRECVGGMYRFDYCKDLAILLIFIAISLVIGLLLGRPFGRFNTAIEKSKKKSGLIL
- a CDS encoding YhgE/Pip domain-containing protein, which gives rise to MADILRIFKRDMCGIFRNVLVLIIVIGLCVLPALYAWFNIYANWDPYGNTGNIAIAVVNLDKGWTKNDSETVNMGDGVVESLKQKDTIGWKFVKSEEKAVEGVKSGRYYSALVIDEQFTYSMYHGVADNIENPRITYYLNDKKNAVATKITDSAASAVKSSINKQFIKVLAEQVFKETNVISDDMKEKDAVGQMTGKLEAVSESLAQYDAMIDTFIDGNKALSQVSKETGEALKDGQDKLAKGTDRLEESKNDLQSTRQSFDSFSADITSALAKVKSSIDDISKQISDANLSQDVNTIQSDVQNIKQSADALKGNIDTLEDKINKIKPDMDDTHVGTLISNIELVKEQTKSMIESTQSVDLSGKTQNSAETLKSVMSALLSTASAVNDTYTSQIVPQVDGMISSMSSVLDSMQTTLGNLSQTSGSMAQVFDGVDSTLDTLNMSMTQLKGVIESASDKINTTLDKLEAASEDEKADIIVNLLSGNPEKLGSFFSEPVQVSDNYIYEIANYGSGVAPFYTTLAIWVGMTILVSLVKVHADAKGLGKLKPSQLYFGRYLTFFLLSQVQTFIIVLGDLYLLKIQCVHPVSFIVTGAVTSLTFSLLIYSLTISFGDIGKALAVVVMVLQIAGSGGTYPIEALPSFFRAVYIFFPFPYAINAMRECIGGMYENTLGKCYITLLLFGAASLVIGLVIRKPFIRLNHFIEKRMEDTEML
- a CDS encoding bifunctional folylpolyglutamate synthase/dihydrofolate synthase, giving the protein MGNLDYTQVLNKIENTRRFGNEPGVVVTAQVIKVLREKGKQKRIIPYIHVAGTNGKGSVCAFFSSILKKEHMRVGTFVSPHLVDFEERITVDGRMIPKEDVTRLGNYLLDIDFGIGLTMFDYCLAMALLYFEEQQCDYMVIETGLGGRLDSTNAIGTPQCAVITKIGYDHMAILGSDIADIAAEKAGIIKENGTVVVEQQDKRAMQVIEQEAQKKHARIITVEQSDIARCSGYALRLCGTFQWENAAAAELAARYVLEKYYGGPEYEIQYDKTGPKSEKTDLNDRIKSALEEAVWPGRMEIVSKKPFLLVDGAHNSNGVDALKESLMQMYPGEKFCFFMGVMADKDYDVMIREILPLAEEFYTVTPDSDRALQASHLADFIRKEGVEATELSGVDEIRKHLKRDTKNVAFGSLYFIGELKQHRI
- a CDS encoding DegV family protein; this encodes MYKIIIDSCGELTDSLKKDGHFCNVALELDVDGYRIRDDESFDQHDFLRRVKESVKGPKSSCPSPEEYMQAFEGEADHVYVVTLSGKLSGSYNSAVLAVNLYNEEHEDCGKQIYVFNSRSASIGETLIGMKVQELEESGLSFDEVVKQTEEYISSMNTFFVLETLDTLRKAGRLSNLKAFVASTLNIKPVMGSTDEGSIQQLGQARGMKRALAKMVEDVVAATKDCEHRILAISHCNCPERAQYVKACLEKLARFKKIVIVDTAGISSMYANDGGIIIAV
- a CDS encoding M18 family aminopeptidase, yielding MKQEKLFDLLKAAVSPCECVKAAKQELLENGFEEIDYTGDWKLVRGGRYVLNHHDTTMFAFTVGSGYNKKDMVRIAAAHTDYPYLRIKPNPDFMTNSYAQVNVEVYGGPILNTWFDRPLGVAGRVAIKSEDVFNPRMVLYRSKKPVMIIPNLAIHMNRDVNKGVGINNQVDLMPVLDSITEDEMTTDYFLSFLARELSVEKSDIIDFELNTFCMEEPCFVGVNDTMISSPRIDNQSSCRALLDAIEDGNRADGINIIALFDHEEIGSNSKQGAASIMLHDMLRRILRNMDLSENEIDESIYDAMLLSVDVAHALHPNKKEKMDITNMPVMGKGFCIKQACSQSYATDAQAIAILCQLCDEKGIPYQRFVNRSDSRGGSTLGSIAGTLLPVKTVDIGIPILAMHSACELMGVRDMKALSDCVTAFFGYH